The Microbulbifer pacificus sequence TCCTCGATCGCGCCGGTGGGAAGCCCGGAGTATATTTCTGCCGCCATCATGCTCACTATGTTGAGCGGCGTATTTCTATTCGCCATGGGACTGCTCAAGCTGGGCACACTGTCCAATCTTCTGAGTCACCCGGTCGTCAGCGGTTTCGTATCCGGCGCCGCCGCCCTGATCATCGTTGGCCAGCTACCGGCTCTACTGGGTATCGAGGCAGAGGGCGATACGGCCTCTATCAAGCTTCTGCATGTCATCCAGCACCTGCCCCAGGCACACCTGCCCACACTGCTGTTTGGTGTCGTTACTGCCGTGTTACTCGTGATCAGCCGGATCTGGCTGCCCATGTTGCTGTTCCGTCTCGGCGCCCCAAAGCAGATTGCCCGGTTGGCGGCGAAACTGATGCCGATGATACTGGTGTTGTGTGCCATTGCCCTGGTCCATCAGTGGTCTCTGACAGACAAACTGGATATCGTGGGCGACATACCCACCGGCCTGCCGGAGCTCACAATTCCCGACCTCAATTGGAGCCTGATATATCGCCTGCTGCTTCCCGCACTGATTATCTCGCTGCTGGGATTCGTCGAAAGTCTCTCCATTGCACAGGCACTGGCGACCCGCAGAGGCGAGAGACTGGATGCCGATGGCGAGCTGCTGGGGCTCGGGGCCGCGAATATCGCCAGCGCTTTTTCCGGTGGACTCCCGGTTGCCGGCAGCTTCTCCCGCACCGCGGTGAACGCGGAGGCCGGTGCCATGTCTCCGCTGGCAGGAGTCCTCGCCGGTCTGCTTATGGTCCCCATTCTGCTGTACCTCACCGGGATGTTCAGCGAGCTGCCCCTGACGGTTCTCGCGGCCATCATCATCGTCGCCGCTGCCGGACTCTTCGACTTCGGTGGTTTCATCCACAACTGGCGCTACGATCGCACCGACGGCTTGGCCATGCTGTTCACCTTCCTCGGTGTGTTGCTGTTTGGCGTGGAAGTGGGGATTGCACTGGGTATCGGCCTTTCTTTCGCCACCCTGATCTGGCGCAGCAGCCGCCCGCATATTGCGGTGGTGGGCCGCGTGCCGGGCACTGAACACTTTCGCAACGTGCTGCGCCACGATGTGGAAACCCGGAAAGAGATTCTGTTTCTGCGTATCGACGAAAGCCTGTTTTTCAGCAATATCAGCGCGGTGGAAAGTCGCCTGCTGAGTGAACTGAAACGACACCCGGATACTCGCGAACTGGTCCTCATCCTGTCTTCCGTCAGCCGTATCGACGGCACGGCGCTTGAACGACTGCAACACGTCAATAAAGACCTCCGCGACCGCGACATCCGCCTGCATCTGTCGGAAGTAAAAGGACCGGTACTCGATCGACTCAGTCGTTCCCGATTGCTGGAGCAACTCAGCGGCCGGGTCTTCCTCTCCTCCTACATCGCCGAGCTGGCACTGCAGGGAAACCAGAATGACGCCGTCGATGGGGACGAGATGGAAACCGGCGCATCCTAGCGCCCCGCGCATAATGAAAACTGTACCCACGCGGCCGACACTGGCAATATATCCAGTATTCCCGATACCGGCGAAACAGGGTTTTCATGACAGCAAGTGCAGAGCAACCGGCTCAACTTACGAATGAGCAAAAAGCCATCGCCAATCACCCCGGAGGTCACGCCAAGATCATCGCCGTCGCAGGTTCAGGTAAGACTACCGCCCTGCTTCATTACATAAAGAACCGTCTGGATGCCGGTGCGGACCCACGACGGATGCTGGTACTGATGTACAACCGAAGCGCCCGGGAGGATTTCACCCAGCGTCTCGGCGCTCTTTGCGGTGATGCCGTACCGCCTGTCAATACGTTCCATAGCCTTGGTTATCGGATCTACCAGCGGATGATCGCCCGCCGCCACCTGTCGCCCGCCAATCTCACTCCATTACCGCAGTCAGTAATCCAGTTGCAGATCTGGAAATCCATCGAAGCCTGTGCGCCACCAGGTGAGATTGAGGATATTCGCGCGCGCAAACAGTCCGAGACCGAAGCCGCGGAATTTTTTATCGACTACACCAAGACCATACTCTCTGGTGACCTGAGTGCGTTCCAGAAGCTGAAACTCGGCGACGAACACATGTATTTCCTGAAGGTGTTTCGCCATTTTGAAGATTGGCGTCGGGCACAGAATGCAGTGACCTACGCCGACCTGATTTACGACCCAGCCATCCTTTTCAGCCTGCAGCCGGATATTGCCGAAGAGTACGGGAGTTATTATCGGGACATTCTGGTTGATGAATATCAGGATATTAACGAAATCCAGCACTTCCTGTTGCGCACGATCTATGGAAAATCCGGCAATGTAATCGCCATCGGCGACCCGGACCAGACCATCTACGAATGGCGCGGCTCCCGCCCCGAGTACCTGCTGCGCTATTTTGATGGCGATTTTCCACCATCCAACATCTACCAACTGAGCCACACGTTTCGTTACGGTCACAGTCTGTCGCTTGCCGCCAACCACTTCATTCACAACAACCGCGAGCGCGCCGACATTTTCTGTGTTTCCGGTAATCCGCAGGCAGAAACCCAGTTGCACCATGTAGCTACCAGTAACGAAAGTAAATGGCTGGTGGAGCATATCCGCCGCTGCCGCCAACAGGGAGCCCCCCTGCGTGAAATTGCCGTACTGGTGCGGCTATGGTCACTGGCTGCGCCACTTGAGCTGGCACTGCTCGCCAACAACATTCCGTACCGCTCCGGCAACCGCAACACCGTACTTTCGAGAAAAGAACTGCGCCCACTATTCTGGAGTCTCAATATCGCCGCCGGGCGCTTTACTGAACAGTCAGCAAAACGGCGCAGCCAGGGACTCTATGAATGGCTCACCACACCGCATATCCGCATTCCCCGTGCGACGCTGGAGCCCCTGTGTAACCAGCTCGCACAGTACGAAAAAGACTGGGGTAAAAAACTGCTCAGGCTGATTCCGGAATCTCTCAGTCAGCCGCAGAGCAAACGGTTACGGCAACGTGCGGAGCTGCTGCAGCAAATGGAAAAATGGCGCGGCTTGGGCGGCGAGTTGATACGCCGGCAACTGGGTGAACTGGATTACCTGAGCGGTATCAGTGAAGACGCCTTCAATCGCCAGCAGGCGGAAGAAAAGCAGCAGACGATACTGGCCTTCTGCCAATACCTGGATCAGCTGCGCCTGTCGCCAAGGGAAACCCTGGAACATCTGCAGCAACTGCAACAACAGCATCAGAGTACTGACAGCGCGGTCAATGAAAACTCTGCCGATGCCATTCAGATCACTACCATGCATCAGGCCAAGGGCCTGGAGTGGGACCAGGTCATCATCCCTTCACTCACTGCACACAATATGCCGTATCAGCCACAGCGAGACTTCTCCACACCGGCATCCACCGAGAGCGAGCGGCGCCTGATGTATGTGGCGATGACGAGAGCGAGAAAACAGCTCTACCTGCTGACACCGGAAACCAGTAGCGACAGCGGGCAAAAGAAAACGACAGGCTCGAACCAGGAGCAGAGGCCGTCCCTGTTTGTCGATGAAATGCACCTGCCACTCTGCAGCCTACTTGCAGAAGCTCTCGAAAAAAAACCGGGCAGTATCACCACCCAGGTACCCATTACCCGACTGGCGCTGCGTTACCTGGCCGCCTGCGACTACAACCCCGACATCAACGCCCCGCGCGCCACACAGCGGAAACCGCAACTGGGGGAAAGTGTGCGCCATCAGAAACTGGGCTACGGCCGCGTGATCAAATGGGAAGACTCAAGAGTGGAAATACTGTTCAGCGACCGCCAGACACGGCGTTTTGAATGGGAAAAACTCGCCCAGTACCTGATGTAAAGAA is a genomic window containing:
- a CDS encoding SulP family inorganic anion transporter, whose protein sequence is MRVNNFIPNWLKNYQRQNLPADLTAALVSGMLLVPQGLAYALLAGLPPHIGLYASLLPLVVYAIFGSSSAMSVGPAAVLSLMTLSALSSIAPVGSPEYISAAIMLTMLSGVFLFAMGLLKLGTLSNLLSHPVVSGFVSGAAALIIVGQLPALLGIEAEGDTASIKLLHVIQHLPQAHLPTLLFGVVTAVLLVISRIWLPMLLFRLGAPKQIARLAAKLMPMILVLCAIALVHQWSLTDKLDIVGDIPTGLPELTIPDLNWSLIYRLLLPALIISLLGFVESLSIAQALATRRGERLDADGELLGLGAANIASAFSGGLPVAGSFSRTAVNAEAGAMSPLAGVLAGLLMVPILLYLTGMFSELPLTVLAAIIIVAAAGLFDFGGFIHNWRYDRTDGLAMLFTFLGVLLFGVEVGIALGIGLSFATLIWRSSRPHIAVVGRVPGTEHFRNVLRHDVETRKEILFLRIDESLFFSNISAVESRLLSELKRHPDTRELVLILSSVSRIDGTALERLQHVNKDLRDRDIRLHLSEVKGPVLDRLSRSRLLEQLSGRVFLSSYIAELALQGNQNDAVDGDEMETGAS
- a CDS encoding ATP-dependent helicase, producing the protein MTASAEQPAQLTNEQKAIANHPGGHAKIIAVAGSGKTTALLHYIKNRLDAGADPRRMLVLMYNRSAREDFTQRLGALCGDAVPPVNTFHSLGYRIYQRMIARRHLSPANLTPLPQSVIQLQIWKSIEACAPPGEIEDIRARKQSETEAAEFFIDYTKTILSGDLSAFQKLKLGDEHMYFLKVFRHFEDWRRAQNAVTYADLIYDPAILFSLQPDIAEEYGSYYRDILVDEYQDINEIQHFLLRTIYGKSGNVIAIGDPDQTIYEWRGSRPEYLLRYFDGDFPPSNIYQLSHTFRYGHSLSLAANHFIHNNRERADIFCVSGNPQAETQLHHVATSNESKWLVEHIRRCRQQGAPLREIAVLVRLWSLAAPLELALLANNIPYRSGNRNTVLSRKELRPLFWSLNIAAGRFTEQSAKRRSQGLYEWLTTPHIRIPRATLEPLCNQLAQYEKDWGKKLLRLIPESLSQPQSKRLRQRAELLQQMEKWRGLGGELIRRQLGELDYLSGISEDAFNRQQAEEKQQTILAFCQYLDQLRLSPRETLEHLQQLQQQHQSTDSAVNENSADAIQITTMHQAKGLEWDQVIIPSLTAHNMPYQPQRDFSTPASTESERRLMYVAMTRARKQLYLLTPETSSDSGQKKTTGSNQEQRPSLFVDEMHLPLCSLLAEALEKKPGSITTQVPITRLALRYLAACDYNPDINAPRATQRKPQLGESVRHQKLGYGRVIKWEDSRVEILFSDRQTRRFEWEKLAQYLM